The following proteins come from a genomic window of Lycium ferocissimum isolate CSIRO_LF1 chromosome 4, AGI_CSIRO_Lferr_CH_V1, whole genome shotgun sequence:
- the LOC132051826 gene encoding uncharacterized protein LOC132051826 has translation MQSLISIVKLELKRSAVADNESGKSKHSEFRMFISKAKDPIVSGIEDKIATWTFLRKGAASPKRETTERNALLFYSLHPNLLILIVSMVGALSVKVRNGQQQSGFMWIPLTKLWVPKEIAPMLMRIVRDGLLWGNAPRIQSICWEVQALQDVAGRAAKCVNSLCFSLPLNLLRDSSSTLI, from the exons atGCAATCATTGATATCTATC GTGAAATTGGAGCTCAAGAGATCGGCTGTTGCAGATAATGAGTCTGGAAAAAGTAAGCATAGTGAGTTTAGGATGTTCATTTCCAAAGCTAAG GATCCTATTGTCTCCGGGATAGAGGATAAGATTGCAACTTGGACCTTTCTACGCAAAGGTGCGGCGTCCCCTAAACG TGAAACCACGGAAAGGAATGCTCTGCTTTTCTATAGTCTCCATCCAAATCTCCTGATCCTAATAGTCTCCATGGTGGGTGCCCTGTCAGTCAAGGTGAGAAATGGTCAGCAACAAAGTGGATTCATGTGGATTCCTTTGACAAAATTGTGGGTTCCGAAGGAAATTGCACCGATGCTGATGAGAATTGTGAGAGATGGGCTGCTCTGGGGGAATGCACCAAGAATCCAGAGTATATGCTGGGAAGTGCAGGCCTTACAGGATGTTGCCGGAAGAGCTGCAAAGTGTGTTAACTCATTATGCTTCTCTCTCCCACTAAATCTGCTTAGAGACAGTTCTAGTACTTTGATTTAG
- the LOC132053818 gene encoding WAT1-related protein At1g09380-like, with protein MAWLPALLMTLIQVGYAGMNLLSKLAMNSGMNPFVHVAYRQTFAALVMCLIAFFMEKNTRPPMTRSTFFKIFLCSIFGGSLNQITYIVGLQHCNPTVASALTNLMPAFTFILAIITGHERVRLTSVGIAKLLGTVLSIGGAMILSSYHGPAVPIGQPKFQWKLLEGITHNGTGTGTSNSYLGPLLVMTSALSWSIWSVIQARVNHDYAATYSSTALMCFMASCMCLVIGFSVDHKQADWSLMSGIRVMSAAYSGVFCSALSYFVMSWCIRKKGPFFVSIFNPLPIIIVAVLSWLLLGEKIFTGTIVGSTLIILGLLMVLWGNWVESQENLNNLPVDSV; from the coding sequence ATGGCTTGGCTACCTGCCTTATTGATGACTTTAATACAAGTTGGATATGCAGGTATGAACCTGCTATCCAAATTGGCTATGAACAGTGGCATGAACCCCTTCGTTCATGTCGCATATCGGCAAACGTTTGCTGCATTAGTCATGTGCCTGATTGCCTTTttcatggaaaaaaacactagaCCCCCCATGACACGTTCCACATTCTTCAAAATCTTCCTGTGTTCAATTTTCGGGGGGTCACTTAACCAAATTACATATATTGTTGGCTTACAACATTGCAACCCCACTGTTGCTTCTGCATTAACAAATTTAATGCCTGCTTTCACCTTCATCCTCGCTATCATCACCGGACACGAAAGGGTCAGACTTACAAGCGTCGGGATAGCAAAGCTGCTCGGTACTGTACTCAGTATCGGAGGTGCCATGATATTGTCATCTTACCATGGTCCAGCAGTACCCATTGGCCAGCCAAAGTTTCAGTGGAAACTTTTAGAGGGCATCACACACAACGGTACTGGTACTGGCACCAGCAACAGCTACTTAGGCCCTCTGCTAGTCATGACCAGTGCGCTGTCCTGGTCTATATGGTCAGTCATCCAGGCCAGAGTCAACCATGACTATGCAGCCACCTATTCAAGCACAGCATTGATGTGCTTCATGGCCAGCTGCATGTGTTTGGTTATCGGATTTTCCGTTGACCACAAACAAGCTGACTGGTCGTTGATGAGTGGCATTAGAGTTATGTCCGCTGCTTACTCGGGTGTTTTCTGCTCGGCTCTGTCATACTTTGTGATGAGCTGGTGCATTCGGAAGAAGGGACCCTTTTTTGTGTCCATATTCAATCCCCTACCAATCATAATTGTTGCCGTCCTCAGCTGGCTCCTACTTGGAGAAAAAATATTCACCGGCACAATTGTAGGATCAACCTTGATAATCTTGGGGCTGCTTATGGTGCTGTGGGGCAATTGGGTGGAGTCTCAAGAAAATTTGAACAATTTGCCTGTAGATTCTGTCTAG